From the genome of Amylibacter sp. IMCC11727:
CTTTTGCGCGGTTTGAATGGATGATCGCTTGGCGATACCTGCGCGCCAAACGCCGTGAAGGCGGCGTGTCCGTTATGACGTGGATTTCGTTGATCGGTATCACGCTGGCGGTGTTTGCGCTGATCGCAACTCTTGCGGTTCGTACAGGGTTTCGTGTGGAGTTCACCAACACCATTCTGGGCGCAAATGCCCATGCTTCGGTTTATGTGTCGCCTCATTTGGATGGGGACGGTCGCACGGTAACAACATTCAAAAATTATGATGAAACGGCAACGGAGCTCAAGGCAGTGCCTGGTGTTGTTCGCGCAGCCCCCATTGTGAACGGGCAAGTGATGGCATCGGCCAATGGGCGCAACACGGGAATTCAGGTGCTGGGCCAAAGATACGAGGATGTTTTGGGCATTCCGCTGGTTGTGGAGCCAGAAACGCAACTGGGCGAATTGAGCAATTTTGACAAAGGCGTTGCCATTGGCGTTGGCATTGCGCGGGAATTGAACCTTGCCCTTGGGGATAAAATCACGCTGATTTCACCTGATGGGATTAAAACGGTGGTTGGAACCAGCCCACGGGTTGGATCTTATGAAGTGGTTTATATCTTTGGTGTCGGGCGATGGGATATCGACAAAACACGGGTATATATGCCGCTGGCGGAGGCGCAGAGTTTCTTTAACCGTGATGGGCAAGTGGACGAGTTCGAAGTGATGATCGCTGA
Proteins encoded in this window:
- a CDS encoding lipoprotein-releasing ABC transporter permease subunit gives rise to the protein MSTTAPFARFEWMIAWRYLRAKRREGGVSVMTWISLIGITLAVFALIATLAVRTGFRVEFTNTILGANAHASVYVSPHLDGDGRTVTTFKNYDETATELKAVPGVVRAAPIVNGQVMASANGRNTGIQVLGQRYEDVLGIPLVVEPETQLGELSNFDKGVAIGVGIARELNLALGDKITLISPDGIKTVVGTSPRVGSYEVVYIFGVGRWDIDKTRVYMPLAEAQSFFNRDGQVDEFEVMIADPDKVDGFVDQLTLAAGPNSLVWTWKNASGGFLRALEMEDNIMFIILSILVLIASMNIVSGLIMLVKNKGRDVGILRTMGLTQGSILRVFFICGASIGLVGTAMGVILGCLFAIYIDPIFGFVNTIAGGGVWDPSTRLLSHLPAKLELGDVLSAVVLSLGLSFGITYFPARRAARMNPVEALRYE